The Deltaproteobacteria bacterium DNA window CGGATGGTGGCGTACTCCAGGTTGGTCTGCGCGGTGTTCCGGGACGCCTCCGCCTGGCGGAGCGCCGCCTCGGCGCTCCGTTTCTGGGCGAGCGCCTGCTCGTAGGCGGTCTGCGCCGAATCGACGTCGGCCTGCGCCACGAACCCGCTCCGGATCAGCTCCTGGTTCCTCCGGTACGTCCGATCCGTGTCGATCACCCCCACCTGCGCCCTCTCGAGGGATGCCTTGGCGTTTTCGACCGCCGCCTGCGCCTGGACCAGCGCCGACTCGAGGAGTCGCGGATCGACCTGCGCGATCACCTGTCCCTTCCGCACCCGCGAGTTGAAGTCGACGAAGATCTGCTGGATCGTTCCGGAGATCTGGCTTCCGACCGACACGGTGGTCACCGCGTTGATGTTCCCCGTGGCCGTGATCGCGTCGATGATCACGCCCTTCTCGACCTTCGCGGTCCGGAACACCGATCCCTGGGGCGACTTCGTAAACCAGGCGTACGCGCCGGCGGAAATCGCCAGGGCGATCGCAACGGCGACCGCTGCCTTCCTCATCGGGTTCCCTTCCGCGCCTTCGATGCGATCGATTTTCCTTCGACCGCCAGGTTGTGCCGGTCGAGCAGTTCCCCCGTGCTCCGGTAGAACTCGGTCACCGCGACCTGGTAATCCGCCAGGGCGCCTACCAGCCCCTCCTTCGCCGCCACCAGCTGCGATTCGGCGTCCAGCAGATCTTTCGTCGTGGCCAGCCCGAGCTTCTGCCGCTTCTCGTACGACTCGAACCGGACGCCGGCGACGGCGACCCCCTTCCGGGCCACCTCGATCTGCCGGTACCGCGTTTCGAGGGCGCGGAGGGCCGTCCGGACCTCGAGCGCCACCGACTCCTCGACGGACCGCAGCGTCACCCGGGCCTGCCCGGCCTTCAGCCGGTTCGCCTCCAGCTCCGCCAGGGCGGATGAGTTTCCGATGGGAAAGGAGAAGTTGAGGGCGACCGACCAGTTCGGGTACTTCCCGGAAGCCATGTCCTCGAACCCTTCTCCGTACGATTTCCCAAGCCCGGTCACGCCGACCGTTCCCGCGAGCGAGAGGGAGGGGAGCGCCAGGTTTCGGGAGACCTTCTCCGAGAACTCGCCGCTGTGGACGCCGACGCGCGCCCTGACCAGCTCCGGGCGTTTCCGGAGCGCGACGGCGATCGCCGCCTCCTCCGTCGTGTCGATCCGCTCGGCGACCGACCCCACGACGGGAACGATCTCTCCCGGTTCCTTCCGCTGCAGGAAGACCCCGAGGCCGTCGGCCGCCTCCCGGCGCGCCCGCTCCGACGCGAGCAGGTCCGTCTCGCGCGACAGGACCCCCAGCTCGGAGTCCAGGAGCTGAAACGACGCGAGTACGCCCGCCTTCACCCGCGCCTCGTTCTCCTCGTGGATCCTCCGCGCGACGGCCAGGGACGCCCTGCGCGTCTCCAGGTTCTCCCGCGCCTTGTACAGGTCGTAGAATCGGCCGCTGGCGGCGGACGCCGTGCTCTCCGCCTTCTGCCGCCAATCCGCCAGCGAGACGTCGGCGGAGTCCTGGGCGAGCGTGATCCCCCGCTCGGTCACTTCGCGTCCCCACCCCTGGAGGACCGGCTGGGTGAACGAGAAGGAGAGCTGGGGATTGGCGTACCTCGAGAAGGAGGTCCCCTGGTTGTCGGCGAACCAGGCGTTGTTGACGGAAACGGACGCGGTCCCGCCGGTGGGGACCAGCCTCTGGACGCCGGCGTCGAAGTCGAAGAACCGCTGCCGGTCGGCCGTCGCCGACCCGGGCGCGACCTGGGCGTCCTTTCCCCTGTGGTCCAGCAGCGCGGTCAGCCGCGTGTCGTATATGCCCCGGGCGCCCCGGATGCCCGCCTCCGCGATCGCGGGGGAAAAGGTCTGCACCTGGAGGTCCAGGTTGTTCTCCACCGCCAACCGGATGGCGTCCTCCACCGCCACCGCGACCTCGCCGGCGCGGACGTCGGAGGAAGCGAACAGCGGCAGGGAAAGTAGAAGCGCCAGCAGGGTCCGCACCGTCCTCATGGAAACCATCCGTCAGGTTGATATCCGTGCATTATATAATCAGACGAAGTCCGGCACTCATTTCATACAAGGGGGTTCCGATGCGCAAGCTGCTCATCGCCGCGGGAGCGTTCCTGCTCTTCTGCGGGGCGGCGTCCGGCGCGGACACCGCCCGCAAAGGGGGCAAGCCCGTGGTTACCATGACGACGAGCCTGGGGGTCATCAAGCTGGAACTGTACCCGGAAAAGGCGCCGGTCACCGTCGCCAACTTCCTCGCGTACGCGAAGGAGGGCCACTACGACGGCCTGATCTTCCACAGGGTCATCGGGAACTTCATGATCCAGGGCGGCGGCTTCACGCCCGACATGAAGGAGCGGGGGACGAAGCGGCCCCCGATCAAGAACGAGGCGGACAACGGCCTTGCGAACGACCGTGGCACGATCGCGATGGCGCGGACCATGGTCGTGGATTCGGCCACCGCACAGTTCTTCATCAATACGGTGAACAACCCCCCCTTGAACCATCGTTCGAAGACCCGGGAAGGGTACGGCTACGCCGTCTTCGGGAAGGTGATCGAGGGGATGGACGTGGTCGACAAGATCCGCGCGGTCCCCACCGGCTCGGTCGGGATGTTCCAGGACGTGCCGAAGAAGCCGGTGACGATCCAGAAAGTGACGGTCGCCGAAAAGTAGGCCGGGGCCGCCCCCGGTTCACCGCCGGGGGCGGCATCGACTCACGGTACGTTCAGGTACCATTCGTCGCCGCGGTGCTCCGGGACGGCGGACCGCTCGGGCTTGACCAGCATCAACGTCCGCCGCGAGGCGTGCAGCACGCTCTCCGCAACGCTCCCCATGACCAGCCGTGAGATGCCGCTCCTGCCGTGGGTGCTCATCACGATCAGGTCGGCGTCCTCCATCTCGGCCGTGTGGAGGATCGCGTCGGCGGGGGGACGGTCGTCCACACGGATCCGCACGGCGATCCCCGCCTTTCGGAGGGGAGAGGCGGTCCGCTCGAGGTACTCCGAAGCGCTCCGCATCGCCTCCTGCAGGATCCTTGCGTCCGCCACGAGGACCGCTTCGGGGACGACCGGCATCGGCATGCCGACGGCCTGCAGGAGGAGGATCTCGGCGCCGGAAGCCCGGGCGATCTCCTCGGCGTGGGGGACGGCCCGCTCCGCGAGGGCGGAGCCGTCCAGCGGAACAAGCACCTTCCTGTACATGGCGGTATCCCCCTTTCCGGTTGGAGAAGATCCGGGTTGACGGGACGACACCCCTGTTTGGGTACAGTATACTTCCGGGCATGCGGAGAGACCAGATCTTCCGGGTGGAGGGGGAGGAGTCGGGGAGGCGTCTCGACCGGGTCCTGCGGGACCGCTTCCCCGGATTGCCGGCGCGGAGCCTGCGGTTCGCCTTCGACGCCGGGGCGATCCGGGTGGGAGGGATTCCCGCCCCGAAGGGCCGCCCGCTCCGGGAGGGAGAGGTGGTGTCCGCGGACGCCCTCGCGGAACCGGAGGACTGGCTGCCCGTCCCGTGCGACCTGCCCGGCGCTTCGGTCGCCTACGAGGACGCGGAGGTCGCCGTCCTGTGCAAGCCTCCGGACGTCCACACGGAGCCGCAGCGGCCGAACGAATCCGGGACCCTCGCCGGGTTCCTGCTCCGGCGGTTCCCCGGGGTGGCCGGAATCTCGCCGGAGCCCGGTCTGACGCTCCTCACGCGGCTGGATTACGCGACCAGCGGTGCGGTCCCCGCCGCTCTGACCGAAGCCTCGCTGGATTTCCTGCGTCGCGAGCGGGAGAAGGGGCGGGTCGTCAAGGGATACCTGTGCATGGTCCGGGGAGAGGTCGCCGCACCGATGTCGATTCCGTGGGAGATCCGCGCGGAAGGGGGGGAAGCTGTCCGGGTGCTTCGCGGCCGTGACGATCCCGACCCGCACCGGTGGACCGCGATCGCACCGATACGGACCGGGAACGGGTGGACGCTGCTTCGGGCGACGATTTCCCGCGGGAAACGGCACCAGATCCGTGCCCATCTGGCCGCCGCGGGATACCCGATCGTGGGAGACCGGCGGTACTCCGCCGTCCCGGCGTCCGGTCCGGGGAAGAGCCGCCTGATGCTGCACGCGTGGGAGGTGTCGTTCCGGCATCCGGCAACGGGGGAGACGCTGCGGGTGTCATGCCCCGCTCCCGAGGAGTTCGGGGCTACCTGACGGAAGGTGCGCCGGATTCAAGCTCCCGGAGCCGCTCGCGGTCGCCCGGAAGCTCTTCGCTGTATTTCTTGTACAACTCGAGGTCTTCCTGTGAAACGAACCGGTTTCCCAGGGGATTCAGTATCTGGGACCGCTTGTTGTCGACCTTTTCGAGGAACCGTTCCTTCGCATCGATCTTGGCCCGTAGAGATTCCGCCTGCCGGGACGGGTCGTCCCCGACCGGCAGGGTGACCCGGTCTCCCAGAGAGGTGTCGTTCGAAGGGGCGGATGCGCCGTTGACCCCGCCGGGAGAAGGGAGCGTTGGGCTTCCGACGGTGGACAGGGACGGTTTTCCCGGGATCGGCGGCTCCTTGAGGATCGGCTGTATCTTTCCGCGGAGATGCTCCGGTATCGCGGACGGGTTGTCGGTGAAGTGGATGACCCCTCGCTCGTCCTCCCACCGGTAGATGTCGGCATCCGCCGGGGCCGCGCAAGGGAACAGCGCCACGGCCGCCAACGCGGCGAGCGACATCGTCAGGTACCGTCCCCGGTTCGTCGTTCCGGACCGATCGGCCATGCTTTGATAGTACAATGAAGCGATCCGCGCTGGCAATGAAAGGGGTCCCGTTGGGCAAGGCCGCCGTACTCCTGTTCCTGGCCGCGTTCTCGTGGCCGTTCCTGGGCGTGATCGACGCTCCCGCGACGATCCTCGGGATCCCGTCGTTTCTCGCGGGAATATTCCTGTTCTGGGCCGTCCTCGTCTACGCGCTCTTCACGGCGAGCCGCCGGACGGACGGGTAGGGAGGCGGGGCGCCGTTGCCGGGGACGCTGTTCCAGGGGGGATTCGTCCTCGCGGTGCTGACCGGGTACCTGCTGCTCCTCTTCGGGATCGGGTACCTCGGCGAGCGGAAATTCGACGCGATCCGCGCGCGCGGACTCGACCGGTACGTCTACGTGTTCGCGGCGGGAGTCTACTGCACCTCCTGGACCTTCTACGGATGCATCGGCAACGCGGCGCAGAACGGCCCGTCGTTCCTCGCCCTCTTCATCGGACCCTCGGTCTTCGCCCTGACCTGGTGGACGGTCCTCCGCAAGCTCGTGCGGTTCTGCCGGGCCCACAACGTCACATCCGTTCCCGACCTCCTGAGCGTCCGGTACGGCGGGACCCCGTGGCTGGGGGCGTTGGCGACCCTCTTCCTCGTCCTGGGAAGCGTTCCGTACATCTCCCTTCAGCTGCGCGCCGTCGGGCTCACGTACGACGCCATCTCGGGCGGCGGGGGCTTCGCGGCCGCGATCGACCCGATGCTCGTCGTCGCGCTGTTCCTGGGCGCCTTCGCGCTCTTCTTCGGGGGGCGGTACCTGGACTTCACCCGTCCCCAGGGGGGAGTCCTGACCGCCGTCGCGACGGAATCGGTGGTCAAGCTCGTCATCCTGGTGGCCGCCGGAGTCTTCGTCTGCTACGGGCTGTTCGACGGAATCGGGGACGTCTACGCCCGCTTCCGGTCCCACCCGGAGTGGGGGAAGCTCACCGGCCTCTCGGGCGCCCCGGGCAACGGGTTCGCCCGCTGGACCGCGTACTTCGTCATCGCCGTGATCGATGTCCTTCTGCTCCCGCGCCAGTTCCACGTCTTCGTCGTCCAGAACGGGGACGAATCGCACATCCGGACCGCGATGTGGATGTTCCCGCTCTATCTCCTCCTCATCAACCTGTTCGTGATCCCGATCGCGTTCGGCGGACTTCTGCTGGGGCTGCCGGCCTCGGCGGGAGACAACTTCATCCTCGCCATTCCGATGCTGTCCGGGCAGAAGGGATTGAGCCTCCTCATCTTCATCGGAGGCTTCTCCGCCGCCACCGCGATGGTGCTGGTCTCCTCCGTCGCGCTCGGCAAGATGGTGGCGAACAACCTGGTCATCCCCGGAATCCTCCGGGCCCGGAGGGGGTTTCACGCATACGGGTACCTGCTGGCGGCCACGCGGGCGTCGATCCTGGCGGTCATCGGGCTGGGGTACGTGTACGCGCGCTGGATGTCCGGGAACGCCGCGCTCATGGAGATCGGCGTGATCTCGTTCGTGGCGGTGGCGCAGTTCGGGCCGCCGGTCTTCGGCGGCATGTACTGGAAGGGGGGGACCGCCGGAGGCGCGGTCCTGGGGCTGTGCGCCGGCTTCACCGCCTGGTTCTACACCCTGATCCTGCCGGCGGCGGCCAAGGCCGGGTTTCTCGATCCCTCCTTCGTGGCGAACGGGCCGTTCGGGATCGCCCTTCTGCGCCCCGCGGACCTCCTCTCCGCCGGGATCGGCGATCCGGTGGGCAACGCCGTTTTCTGGTCCCTCTTCCTGAACGTCCTCGGGTACGCCGCGGGGTCGCACCTGTTCGCCGCGGCGGGCGCCGCCGTCCCCGGAGTCCACCCCGGCGGCGCGGAGGTCCCCGTCCCCGGGTCCCCCCCCGGGAGGGGCGCGCATTATCCGTCCCTCGAGGACATCGAGGCGGTGATGACACGGTACGCAGGACACGAGAAGGAGAAGGAGGTCGGGGAGGTCGTCCGCGAGATCCGCGAGATCAAGAGCCGCGGCCAGACCCGCGAGGCGGTGATCCGGCAGATGGAGCTCCCGGCGCGCCTCGAGAGGATCCTCACCGGCTCCATCGGCGTCCTTTCCGCCCGGAGCGTCCTGCGCGACATGCTGCCGCTGACGCTGGCGGACGCCCGGACGCTGGTCGAGTCGTTCCGGGAGATGGAGAAGGATCTGGCGTCCACCCGGGAGGCGGTGTCCCACAAGGAGGAGCAGATCCGCGCGCGGGAGCGGCTGCTGGCGAGCGTGGTCCACAGCATCGACGACGGGATCGTCGCGTTCGACGCGGGGGGGAGGATCACCGCCGTGAACGAAGGCGGGTGCCGCCTCTTCGGGCGGCCGGAACGGGCGATGATCGGGGAGGGGTTCCAGCTCCTCATCCGGGACACGCCGTACCGGGAGAAGCAGCGGATCATCGCCCGCTCCACCTACCGCCACGGCCGGTGGCGGGGAGAGGTGGATTTCGTCCGCGGGGACGGCACGCAGACGGCGGGGCTGGTCTCCACGGCGCGGATCAACGACGAGCGCGGCCGCGCGGCGGGATTCGTCGCTTCGTTCAAGGACCTCTCGGAGATCAAGGCGATGCAGAACAAGATGATCCAGAGCGAAAAACTCGCCTCGCTGGGGCAGATGGCGGCGGGGGTGGCGCACGAGATCCGCACCCCGCTGGGGTCGATCAAGATGAGCACGCGCCTCCTTCGGGAGGAGGCGGCGGGTTCCGAGGCCTCCGAGATGCTCGGGACGATCCGGGACGCCGTCGCGTCGATGGAGGTGATCGTCAACGAGCTGCTCGACTACACCCGGGACATCGCCCTGCAGCTCGACGACTACGACCTGGTCTCGATCGCCCGATCGTCGGTCTTCGGCCTGGAGGACGAGTGGCGCCGCCGGGGCGTCTCGGTCGGCGTGGAGTCCGGGGAAGGCCCTGTGAGCGCGATCGTGGACGGCGTGCGGATCAAGCAGGTGCTGACGAACATCGTGAAGAACGCGGTGGAGGCGGCCCCGGACGTCCGGGGCCGGGTCACCGTCCGGCTCGCGGGGGGCAACGGGGCCGTACGCATCACGGTCGAGGACAACGGCCCGGGGATGACGCCGGAGGAGCTGGGGAACGTCTTCCAGCCGTTCTACACCAACAAGGCGCAGGGGACGGGGCTCGGGATGTCGATCGTGAAGCGGCTGGTGGAGCTCCACGGCGGGGAGGTGCGGATCGATTCGGCCGCCGGGCGGGGCACGACCGTTTCGGTGGACCTGCCGGGCACCCCCTTCGCCGGGACGGGGAGGGCGCAATGAAGCGGAAGATCCTGCTGGTGGACGACGAGGAGATCTTCCTGCGCCCGCTGGCGCGCACCATCACCTCCTCCGGGTACCTCGTGGAAACGGCGGGAAACGCGGCAGAGGCGAAGGAGAAGCTGAAGAAGGGAGAATTCGACCTGGTGATCAGCGACGTCCGCATGCCGGGGACCGACGGCATCGCCTTCACCCGGTCGATCCGCGAGGAGTTCGGCGACCTGCCGGTGATCCTCATGACCGCGTACGGGAGCATCCGGACCGCCGTGGACGCGATGAAGGCGGGCGCGCACGACTACCTGCTGAAGCCGTTCGAGCCGGACGAGATCCTGCTTCACGTGCGCCGCACGCTGGAGATCCAGGACCTGCGGACGGCGGACCGGTTCCGCACCGCCCGGAACCAGGAGACGTTCGACCTGCGGAAGACGCTGGTGTGGGAGAGCCCCGCGATGAGCCGTCTCCAGCGGGACATGGCCGACGTCCTGCCGCTCGACACCACGGTGCTCCTGACCGGAGAGACGGGGACGGGGAAGCAGCTGATCGCGCGCGCGCTCCACTACAACGGGCCGCGCCGCGACGGGCCGCTGATCGAGGTCAACTGCGCGGCGATCCCGGAGACCCTCTTCGAGACGGAGCTGTTCGGGCACGTCCGCGGGGCGTTCACCGGCGCGGTGTCCGACCGGAAGGGGATGTTCCAGCTCGCCCACGGAGGGACCCTGTTCCTGGACGAGATCGGGGAGGTCCCGCTGCCGCTGCAGCCGAAGCTCCTGACCGCGATCCAGGACAGGACGTTCCTGCGCGTCGGCGGGGCGCGGCAGATCGACGTGGACGTGCGGATCATCGCGGCGACCAACAAGTCGCTCGAGGAGGAGGTGGCGGCGGGGAGGTTCCGCAACGACCTCTTCTTCCGCCTGTCCGTCTACCCGCTCAAGGTGCCGCCGCTCCGGGAGCGGGCCGAGGACATCCCGGTGCTGGCCGACTTCTTCCTGCGGCGGTTCGCCCGGAAGTGCGGAAAGAAGATCGCGCAACTTTCCGTCGCGGATGTCGACGCCCTGCGGGCGTACGACTGGCCGGGCAACGTCCGGGAACTGGAGAACTTCGTCGAGCGGGCGGTGATCCGGGCGTCCGGGGAGCGGGTGGATTTCGCCTCGGTGCTCTCCGGGACTCCGAGGAAAGGCGTTTCGGAGGGAGTGCCGCTCCACCCGGAACTTCCGTTCCGCGACGCCAAGGAGAAGGTCGTCTCCGCCTTCGAAAGGGGGTACATCCGCGAGTCGCTGCGAAAGGCGGACGGCAAGCTGACGGAGGCCGCGCGGATCGCCGGGATGGACAACAAGAACTTTTCCGAGAAGATGAAGCGGCATGGGCTGACGCTCGATAATTTTTGGTAGTTTTACCAAACCAGCGCTTTCCTGTTTGGTATAAACACCCTCCCTCCGCACCTCCACCCCTTTACAAACAGCGGTTTGAAAATGGCACGGGGATTGCGTCATTCAGACCGAATATCGTCCAGGGAGACTTTATGCCGCTGCTGCGCATCGACGACGTGCACCTGTCCTTCGGCGGGGTCAAGGCGATCAACGGGGTCTCGATCAACGTGGAGAAGGGGACGATCCACGCGATCATCGGGCCCAACGGCGCCGGGAAGACCTCCGTCTTCAACTGCATCTCTTCCGTGTACCGGCCGCAGCGCGGGGCGGTCTACTTCGAGGACCGCAAGGTCACCGGGATGAAACCCGACCACGTGACCGCCCTGGGGATCGCCCGCACCTTCCAGAACATCGCCCTGTTCCACCACATGACCGTGCTCGACAACCTGATGCTGGGCCGCCACCTGTTCCTGAAGAGGGGCGCCCTCGCCGGCGGGATCTTCCTCGGACCCGCGCGCACGGAGGAGATCGAGAACCGGAAGGTGGTCGAGGATATCGTCGACTTCCTCGAGATCGAGAACATCCGCAAGAAGCCGGTCGGGACGCTCGCGTACGGCCTTCGAAAGCGCGTCGAGCTCGGCCGCGCCCTGGCGCTCAAGCCCAAGCTCCTCCTCCTCGACGAGCCGATGGCGGGGATGAACCTCGAGGAGAAGGAGGACATGGCCCGTTTCGTCCTCGACATCAACGAGGAGTGGGGGGTGACGACGCTCCTCATCGAGCACGACCTGGGCGTCGTGATGGACGTAAGCCACAGGGTGAGCGTGCTGGACTTCGGGGTGAAGATCGCCGAGGGGACGCCCTCGGAGGTCGCCAACGACCCGCACGTGATCAAGGCGTACATCGGGGAGGAAGACGACTTCCTGCGGGAAATGGAGGCGCGCTGACCCGATGAAGGAGATCCTGAAAACCCACGGCACCTTCCCGCGGCTGCTCTCCCGCAACGCGGAGCTCTTCGGCGACCGGAAGGTCGCCATGCGCGAGAAGGAGTTCGGCATCTGGCAGGAGTACAGCTGGAAGGAGTACCACGACCACGTGAAGTACTTCTCCCTCGGGATGGTCTCGCTGGGCCTCTCCCGCGGCGACAAGGTGGCGATCATCGGCGACAACCGCCCCGAATGGGTGTGGGCCGAGGTCGCGGCGCAGGCAGCCGGCGCGGTGCCGCTGGGGCTGTACCAGGACTCGACGCTGAAGGAGGTCTCCTACGTCATCGACCATTCCGACGCCTCGTTCGTCGTGGCGGAGGACCAGGAGCAGGTCGACAAGATCCTCGACATGAAGGAGCAGCTTCCCAAGGTCCGCTACATCATCTACAGCGACCCGCGGGGGATGCGGGGGTACAAGGAGCCGTTCCTCCTCGACTTCAAGGAGGTCGAGAATTTCGGCCGCGACCTCGAGCAGCGGGAGCCGGGGCTGTACGCCGCGAACGTCGAGGCCACGAAGTACGAGGACCTCGCGCTCATCTGCTACACCTCCGGGACCACCGGTTTCCCGAAGGGGGCGATGCTGTCGTTCCGCAACCTGCTGAGCATGGCGGCCAACCTGATGGAGGTGGACTCGAAGGTCGGGAAGGACGAATTCGTCTCCTTCCTTCCGCTGGCGTGGATCGGAGAGCAGATGATGTGCCTCTCCAGCGCGCTGCTCACCGGGTTCACGGTGAAC harbors:
- a CDS encoding TolC family protein gives rise to the protein MRTVRTLLALLLSLPLFASSDVRAGEVAVAVEDAIRLAVENNLDLQVQTFSPAIAEAGIRGARGIYDTRLTALLDHRGKDAQVAPGSATADRQRFFDFDAGVQRLVPTGGTASVSVNNAWFADNQGTSFSRYANPQLSFSFTQPVLQGWGREVTERGITLAQDSADVSLADWRQKAESTASAASGRFYDLYKARENLETRRASLAVARRIHEENEARVKAGVLASFQLLDSELGVLSRETDLLASERARREAADGLGVFLQRKEPGEIVPVVGSVAERIDTTEEAAIAVALRKRPELVRARVGVHSGEFSEKVSRNLALPSLSLAGTVGVTGLGKSYGEGFEDMASGKYPNWSVALNFSFPIGNSSALAELEANRLKAGQARVTLRSVEESVALEVRTALRALETRYRQIEVARKGVAVAGVRFESYEKRQKLGLATTKDLLDAESQLVAAKEGLVGALADYQVAVTEFYRSTGELLDRHNLAVEGKSIASKARKGTR
- a CDS encoding peptidyl-prolyl cis-trans isomerase, with protein sequence MRKLLIAAGAFLLFCGAASGADTARKGGKPVVTMTTSLGVIKLELYPEKAPVTVANFLAYAKEGHYDGLIFHRVIGNFMIQGGGFTPDMKERGTKRPPIKNEADNGLANDRGTIAMARTMVVDSATAQFFINTVNNPPLNHRSKTREGYGYAVFGKVIEGMDVVDKIRAVPTGSVGMFQDVPKKPVTIQKVTVAEK
- a CDS encoding universal stress protein yields the protein MYRKVLVPLDGSALAERAVPHAEEIARASGAEILLLQAVGMPMPVVPEAVLVADARILQEAMRSASEYLERTASPLRKAGIAVRIRVDDRPPADAILHTAEMEDADLIVMSTHGRSGISRLVMGSVAESVLHASRRTLMLVKPERSAVPEHRGDEWYLNVP
- a CDS encoding RluA family pseudouridine synthase produces the protein MRRDQIFRVEGEESGRRLDRVLRDRFPGLPARSLRFAFDAGAIRVGGIPAPKGRPLREGEVVSADALAEPEDWLPVPCDLPGASVAYEDAEVAVLCKPPDVHTEPQRPNESGTLAGFLLRRFPGVAGISPEPGLTLLTRLDYATSGAVPAALTEASLDFLRREREKGRVVKGYLCMVRGEVAAPMSIPWEIRAEGGEAVRVLRGRDDPDPHRWTAIAPIRTGNGWTLLRATISRGKRHQIRAHLAAAGYPIVGDRRYSAVPASGPGKSRLMLHAWEVSFRHPATGETLRVSCPAPEEFGAT
- a CDS encoding DUF4124 domain-containing protein, which encodes MADRSGTTNRGRYLTMSLAALAAVALFPCAAPADADIYRWEDERGVIHFTDNPSAIPEHLRGKIQPILKEPPIPGKPSLSTVGSPTLPSPGGVNGASAPSNDTSLGDRVTLPVGDDPSRQAESLRAKIDAKERFLEKVDNKRSQILNPLGNRFVSQEDLELYKKYSEELPGDRERLRELESGAPSVR
- a CDS encoding PAS domain S-box protein, whose product is MPGTLFQGGFVLAVLTGYLLLLFGIGYLGERKFDAIRARGLDRYVYVFAAGVYCTSWTFYGCIGNAAQNGPSFLALFIGPSVFALTWWTVLRKLVRFCRAHNVTSVPDLLSVRYGGTPWLGALATLFLVLGSVPYISLQLRAVGLTYDAISGGGGFAAAIDPMLVVALFLGAFALFFGGRYLDFTRPQGGVLTAVATESVVKLVILVAAGVFVCYGLFDGIGDVYARFRSHPEWGKLTGLSGAPGNGFARWTAYFVIAVIDVLLLPRQFHVFVVQNGDESHIRTAMWMFPLYLLLINLFVIPIAFGGLLLGLPASAGDNFILAIPMLSGQKGLSLLIFIGGFSAATAMVLVSSVALGKMVANNLVIPGILRARRGFHAYGYLLAATRASILAVIGLGYVYARWMSGNAALMEIGVISFVAVAQFGPPVFGGMYWKGGTAGGAVLGLCAGFTAWFYTLILPAAAKAGFLDPSFVANGPFGIALLRPADLLSAGIGDPVGNAVFWSLFLNVLGYAAGSHLFAAAGAAVPGVHPGGAEVPVPGSPPGRGAHYPSLEDIEAVMTRYAGHEKEKEVGEVVREIREIKSRGQTREAVIRQMELPARLERILTGSIGVLSARSVLRDMLPLTLADARTLVESFREMEKDLASTREAVSHKEEQIRARERLLASVVHSIDDGIVAFDAGGRITAVNEGGCRLFGRPERAMIGEGFQLLIRDTPYREKQRIIARSTYRHGRWRGEVDFVRGDGTQTAGLVSTARINDERGRAAGFVASFKDLSEIKAMQNKMIQSEKLASLGQMAAGVAHEIRTPLGSIKMSTRLLREEAAGSEASEMLGTIRDAVASMEVIVNELLDYTRDIALQLDDYDLVSIARSSVFGLEDEWRRRGVSVGVESGEGPVSAIVDGVRIKQVLTNIVKNAVEAAPDVRGRVTVRLAGGNGAVRITVEDNGPGMTPEELGNVFQPFYTNKAQGTGLGMSIVKRLVELHGGEVRIDSAAGRGTTVSVDLPGTPFAGTGRAQ
- a CDS encoding sigma-54-dependent Fis family transcriptional regulator, giving the protein MKRKILLVDDEEIFLRPLARTITSSGYLVETAGNAAEAKEKLKKGEFDLVISDVRMPGTDGIAFTRSIREEFGDLPVILMTAYGSIRTAVDAMKAGAHDYLLKPFEPDEILLHVRRTLEIQDLRTADRFRTARNQETFDLRKTLVWESPAMSRLQRDMADVLPLDTTVLLTGETGTGKQLIARALHYNGPRRDGPLIEVNCAAIPETLFETELFGHVRGAFTGAVSDRKGMFQLAHGGTLFLDEIGEVPLPLQPKLLTAIQDRTFLRVGGARQIDVDVRIIAATNKSLEEEVAAGRFRNDLFFRLSVYPLKVPPLRERAEDIPVLADFFLRRFARKCGKKIAQLSVADVDALRAYDWPGNVRELENFVERAVIRASGERVDFASVLSGTPRKGVSEGVPLHPELPFRDAKEKVVSAFERGYIRESLRKADGKLTEAARIAGMDNKNFSEKMKRHGLTLDNFW
- a CDS encoding ABC transporter ATP-binding protein, with the translated sequence MPLLRIDDVHLSFGGVKAINGVSINVEKGTIHAIIGPNGAGKTSVFNCISSVYRPQRGAVYFEDRKVTGMKPDHVTALGIARTFQNIALFHHMTVLDNLMLGRHLFLKRGALAGGIFLGPARTEEIENRKVVEDIVDFLEIENIRKKPVGTLAYGLRKRVELGRALALKPKLLLLDEPMAGMNLEEKEDMARFVLDINEEWGVTTLLIEHDLGVVMDVSHRVSVLDFGVKIAEGTPSEVANDPHVIKAYIGEEDDFLREMEAR